DNA sequence from the Streptomyces sp. CA-210063 genome:
GGCTGAGACCGGCATATCGAGGAATGAGAAAGAGCCCGGGCGGGCGGTCGCTGTACGGGGGTCAGCGGCCGCCCGCCCGTCTCATGGGATACCGGGGGTGCGCCTACGCGGTGGCCTGGGTCTCGGTCGGCTTCTCCTGCCGGCCGCGCAGCCACACGTACACCGGGATGCCGGCGAAGAGGAACAGGACGCCCTGGTAGACGGCCGCGTAGCCCGCGCCCGCGATCAGCCAGAAGGAGAACGCGAAGGAGAGGGCGGCGACGATCAGGTCGCGGACGAGGCCGGCCGGGCGGACGCGTTCGCGGGTGCCCCGGGCCAGCCAGTAGAGCTGGGCGGCGGCGGAGAGCAGATACGGGACGCAGCCGGTGAACGTGGTGATGAGGACCAGCACGCGGAAGGCGGTGTCCGGGTCGTCGGCGTAGTTCACGACGATGAGGAGCGTGCCGAGGACCGCCGTGGCGAGGACGCCGAACCCGGGGACGCCGCCCTTGCCGACGCGGGCGAACGGCTTCGGGAACAGCCCGTCGCGGGCGGCGGCGTACGGCATCTGGGCGCTGAGCAGCACCCAGCCGTTGAGGCAGCCGACGATGGAGGCGACCGCGACCAGCGCGATCACCGTGCCGCCCCAGCTGCCCCCGGCCATCGAGTTGACCGCGTCGGCGAACGGCGCCCCGGACTCGACCAGTTCCTCGTGCGGGACCAGGCCGAAGACGGCGACCGTGCCGAGGATGTAGACCAGCGCGGAGGCGAGCGTGCCGAGGACGCTGGCCCGGCCCACGGTGCGCTCCGGATCCTGGACCTCGCCGGCGCTGACGGCGGCGGACTCGACGCCCAGGAAGCTGTAGAGGAGGAGCGCGGCAGCGGCGGCGATCGCGCCGGGGGTGCTCTCGCCGGAGGCGTTGAAGGGGCCGTAGTTGTCGATGTCGATGAAGAACAGTCCGATGGTGGCGACGAGCAGCAGCGGGACGAACTTCAGGACCGTGGAGACCATCTGCACGGCACCGACATAGCGGGTGCCCGCGAAGTTCGCGGCGGCCGGCAGCCACAGGGCGGCCAGGGCCACCAGCGCCAGGACGACCTTGCTGTCGCCCAGCGGTATCAGTACGTCGACATAGCCGACGACGCCGACGGCGAGCGCGGCGATGCTGACCCAGCACATCGTCCAGTACGACCAGGCCGAGAGGAAGCCCGCGAAGGGGCCGAAGGCGTCGCGCGGGTAGACGTACAGGCCGCCGGTGACCGGACTGCGCTTGGCCAGCCGGCCGAAGAGCAGGGCCAGCAGCACGGCGGCCACGGAGAGGATGACGAAGGCGAGCAGGCTGACCGTGCCGTACGGGGCGACGGCGGCGGGGAGGGTGAAGATGCCGCCGCCGATGATGTTGCCCATGACGAGGGCGGTGGCCGCGGCGAGGCCGAACTTGCGGTCCGGGGCGGCCGCGCTCGTCGCCGGGGCCGTCTCGGCTGCCGGGGCCGGGGTCGGCTCGGGCTCGGTGGCCTCGGGGGTGCTGGGGGTGGTCATGGCGGTTCCCGGGTGCTGGAGTGGGAGGGGACGGGGAAGGCGTGATCGTATCGCCGCGTTCCACATGGTGGTCAATCTGTTCATGTACTGGACACAATCGGGGGCCGCCTCCGCGGCTCGACTACCGTCGTCGGCATGACCAGCAACACGCCCGGCACGTTCCCCGGCATCCCCGGTCCCCCCGTCGGCCCCTTCGCCGCGGCCCTCGCCGCCGATGTCCTCGTCCTCGACGGCGGCATGTCCAACCAGCTGGAGTCGACCGGGCACGACCTGAGCGACGAGCTGTGGTCGGCGCGGCTGCTCGCGGAGCGGCCGGAGGCGATCACCGCGGCGCATCTCGCCTACTTCGAGGCGGGCGCGAACGTGGCGATCACCGCCAGCTACCAGGCCACCTTCGAGGGCTTCGCCAGGCGCCGGATCCGGCGTGAGCGGGCGGCCGAACTCATGTGCCTGAGTGTCGAGTTGGCCGTGGACGCGGCGATAGAGGCCAAGGCGAAGGGCATCACGCGCCCCCTGTTGGTGGCGGCCTCGGTCGGCCCGTACGGGGCCATGCTCGCGGACGGCTCCGAGTACCGGGGCCGGTACGGGCTGAGCGTGGCCGAGTTGGAACGGTTCCACCGGCCCCGCCTGGAGGCGCTGGCCGCCACCTTCCCCGACGTGCTGGCGCTGGAGACGATCCCGGACACCGACGAGGCCGAGGCACTGCTGCGGGCGATCCGCGGTCTGGACGTGCCCGCCTATCTGTCGTACACCGTCGCCGGCGACCGCACCCGTGCCGGGCAGCCGCTGGAGGAGGCCTTCGCCCTGGCCGCCGACGCCGAGGAGGTCGTCGCGGTGGGCGTGAACTGCTGCTCGCCCGACGACGTGGACGGGGCGATCGAGACGGCCGTCCGGGTCACCGGCAAGCCGGTCGTCGTGTACCCGAACAGCGGGGAGGTCTGGGACGCGTCGGCGCGGGCCTGGACCGGGCGGTCGACGTTCACCACCGAGCAGGTGGAGGGATGGCGGGCGGCCGGCGCCCGGCTGATCGGGGGGTGCTGCCGGGTGGGACCGGAGGCGATCTCGGCGATCGCGAAGACGCTGGGCTGACGAACACGGCGTTCCGACCGCTCCCCGCTGCTAGCCTCCGTTCCGGGGAAACCGGTTACCGATGTGTGCCGACAGGCGGGGTGGGGCGGGGCATGACGAGGAAGAGCGCCGACGGCGGGGGCCGCAGCACGATCCGGGACGTGGCCGCGCGGGCCGGCGTCTCGGCGGCGACGGTGTCACGGGTGCTCGGCGGGGCCTACCCGGTGAGCACGGCGACCCGCACCCAGGTGCTGCGGGCCGTCCGCGAACTGGACTACGTCGCCGACGCCCGCGCCAAGGCGATCGCCGGCGTCGGCACGCCCACCCTCGGATTCGTCCTCGACGACATCACCGGCCCCTCGTTCGCGCTGATGGCGCACGGTGTGGAGCGCGAGGCGACCCGGCTCGGCCATCTCTGCCTGGTGTGCAGCACCGACGGCGACGCCGCGCACGAGCTGGACTTCATCGAGACGATGCGGGCCCAGCGGGCCGCCGCGGTCATCCTGGTCGGCGGCGGGGCGGACACCCCCGAGTACCGGTCGCGCACCGCGCGGGTCGCCGACGCGCTGGCGGCCGCCGGGTCCCGGCTCGTGCTGTGCGGACGACCGCCGCTCGATCCCGGGGCGCCGGTCACCGTCATCGAGTACGACAACGAGGGCGGCGCGTACGCCCTGTGCGCGCATGTCCTGTCCCAGGGCCACCGGCGGATCCTCTTCCTCGGCGGCGAGCCGGAGCACACGACCGCGCAGGGGCGTGAGCGGGGGTATCTGGCCGCGCATCGCGCGCGGGGTGTCGAGGCGGACCCCGCGCTGCGGCTGGCCGGGGACTTCACGCGGGACTCCGGGTACCGGTCGATGCGGCGGGCGTTGGAGGACGGGCTCGACTTCACGGCGGTGATGGCCGCGACCGACATGGTGGCGGCGGGGGCGCTGACCGCGCTGCACGAGGCGGAGGTGTCGGTGCCGGGGGATGTGTCGTTGGTGGGGTACGACGACATTCCGTTCGCGCGGGATCTGTATCCGCCGCTGACGACGGTGCGTGTGCCGTACGAGGAGTTGGGGCGGCTGGCTGTGCGGACGGCGTTGGAGCGGGGGCGGGGGCGGGGGCGCGATGCGCCGCCCGACGAGCATGTGTTGTTGGGGACGCATGTGGTGGTGCGGGACTCTGTTCGGGCGGTCGGGGATTCGTCTGCCGGGTGAGGTCGTTTGCCGGGTTCGGGTTGTTTGTGGTTGGTCGCGCAGTTCCCCGCGCCCCTTAAACTGCCGGGGCTTGAGAGCTCGGTGTCTATAACCGGCCCGCGAGGCCGCCCCGCAGACGAACGGGGCGGCGTGCGCCGACGTGGTGTCGGAGTACGCCGCCCTGGGGTGGGACGGGTTGCGGGAGGTGGCCCGCGCTGTCATGGCGGTTACTTCGGGTCGCTGTTGAACTTCGAGGCCGACCAGAAGTAGCCGAGGACCGCGAGGCCCAGGCACCAGGCGACGGCGAGCCATCCGTTGTGGCCGATCTCGGTGCCGAGCAGGAGCCCGCGCAGGGTCTCGATGGCCGGGGTGAAGGGCTGGTACTCGGCGATGGGCTGGAACCAGCCCGGC
Encoded proteins:
- a CDS encoding LacI family DNA-binding transcriptional regulator; this translates as MTRKSADGGGRSTIRDVAARAGVSAATVSRVLGGAYPVSTATRTQVLRAVRELDYVADARAKAIAGVGTPTLGFVLDDITGPSFALMAHGVEREATRLGHLCLVCSTDGDAAHELDFIETMRAQRAAAVILVGGGADTPEYRSRTARVADALAAAGSRLVLCGRPPLDPGAPVTVIEYDNEGGAYALCAHVLSQGHRRILFLGGEPEHTTAQGRERGYLAAHRARGVEADPALRLAGDFTRDSGYRSMRRALEDGLDFTAVMAATDMVAAGALTALHEAEVSVPGDVSLVGYDDIPFARDLYPPLTTVRVPYEELGRLAVRTALERGRGRGRDAPPDEHVLLGTHVVVRDSVRAVGDSSAG
- the mmuM gene encoding homocysteine S-methyltransferase; this encodes MTSNTPGTFPGIPGPPVGPFAAALAADVLVLDGGMSNQLESTGHDLSDELWSARLLAERPEAITAAHLAYFEAGANVAITASYQATFEGFARRRIRRERAAELMCLSVELAVDAAIEAKAKGITRPLLVAASVGPYGAMLADGSEYRGRYGLSVAELERFHRPRLEALAATFPDVLALETIPDTDEAEALLRAIRGLDVPAYLSYTVAGDRTRAGQPLEEAFALAADAEEVVAVGVNCCSPDDVDGAIETAVRVTGKPVVVYPNSGEVWDASARAWTGRSTFTTEQVEGWRAAGARLIGGCCRVGPEAISAIAKTLG
- a CDS encoding amino acid permease, encoding MTTPSTPEATEPEPTPAPAAETAPATSAAAPDRKFGLAAATALVMGNIIGGGIFTLPAAVAPYGTVSLLAFVILSVAAVLLALLFGRLAKRSPVTGGLYVYPRDAFGPFAGFLSAWSYWTMCWVSIAALAVGVVGYVDVLIPLGDSKVVLALVALAALWLPAAANFAGTRYVGAVQMVSTVLKFVPLLLVATIGLFFIDIDNYGPFNASGESTPGAIAAAAALLLYSFLGVESAAVSAGEVQDPERTVGRASVLGTLASALVYILGTVAVFGLVPHEELVESGAPFADAVNSMAGGSWGGTVIALVAVASIVGCLNGWVLLSAQMPYAAARDGLFPKPFARVGKGGVPGFGVLATAVLGTLLIVVNYADDPDTAFRVLVLITTFTGCVPYLLSAAAQLYWLARGTRERVRPAGLVRDLIVAALSFAFSFWLIAGAGYAAVYQGVLFLFAGIPVYVWLRGRQEKPTETQATA